CATATCTCGCTGATGCTTAAAACAATTCCGTAATTAACTTGCCACCTTCGACCAGTTTGAGGGGCTGCTGTTGATCGGTGATGTATTCGTCGTGCGGATCGAGGCCGAGGATGTGGCAGAACGAAACGAACAGGTCTTGCACGCCGACGGGTCGATCGCTGACCTTCACCCCTTCGGCATCGGTGGCCCCAATGACCTGCCCGGTCTTCACACCGCCACCGCTGAAGCCGCAGAGCCAGCCGTCGCTGTAGTGATCGCGGCCGCCGTCGGCACCGAACTTGGGCGTGCGGCAGAACTCGCCCATCCAGACCACGAGCGTGTTGTCGAGCATGCCGCGATCTTGCAGGTCGTTGAGCAACGTGGCGTAGCCAGAGTCGGTTTCAGCTGCCAATACCGGATTCTCTTTAAAGCCCCGCTTGTGCGTGTCCCAGCCTTGGTCGCCCGTGCTGCCGCCGTTAATTACTTCGATAAAGCTGACGCCAGTCTCGATCAGACGGCGAGCGAGCAAGCAACCTTGACCGAAGTAATTGCGGCCGTAAGCATCGCGCAGCTTTTCGGGTTCACTATCCAGATTGAACGCCTTGAGGAGCGGGCTGAGGACGAACCGGCTGGTCCGCTTGTAGATTTCCTGCTGTTCCCGAGCGGCCTTGGCCGAACCGGCATCAGCAAACTGCTGATCCAGTTCGGCGGCCAGAGCCAGGCGGCGCTGCAGCACTTCGGGCGAAACGCGTGGCAGCACGTCTTCGGGCAGTTTGCCTGCTTCGTCTATTTTGAACGATTCGAAGCGAGTCCCCAGGACGCCAGCGGTGACGTCGCGGGTCTTGATCCGCGGCTTGCCAATGCGGACGAACGCGGGCAAGTCGAATTCAGGGTCGTAGCGATCGCGGGCGACCACCGAACCCCACGTGGGGTAGTTGATGGTCGGCATGATTGGGTAGCCCGTCCGCACGAGCTTGATGGCGCGAAAGTGATCGCGCTCGGCACTTTGCATGCTGCGGATCAAGGCGATTTTGTCCATCACCTGGGCTGTTTTTGGCCAATACTCCGCGAACTCCACCCCGGGCACATTGGTGGGAATCGCCGTGGCTGGACCTTGAAACTTCGAGCCAATCTTGGGATTGAAGGTTTCGAACTGGCTGGGCCCGCCGTCCATCCACAGCAGGATCATGCTCTTGCCGGCCTTTTGCACTTCTTTGGCCTTAGCCATCAGCATGTCGCGCCACGATAGCGTCAAAGCCCCGGCACCCAGGCCGGCTGCCATTTGCCCGAGAAAGCCGCGGCGACCAATGACGCCACTGCCAGAAGTCGTGATGTTTGCAAAAGATCGAAGCATGGTTGATATCCCAGAGAGGATTTTAATTTTCTTGTCCCCCTCTCCTCGGTAATCCGGGGAGAGGGTTGGAGGTGGTTGGCTCAGTTAATTACGATTCAGCCTCGCAACCAAGCCCTCTCCCCAAAGTACTAGGGCTAGGGAGTTTGGACCTTATCGGCGGCTCAAAAACTCGGCGGAGTTAATCATGCTCCACAGCAGATCTTCGTAGCCAGTCTTGCGCTCGCCAACCTTCGCCAGATGCGTGCGACCGATCTGAACTTCCTTTTCCGTCGGCTTGCGAGCGAGCACCGATTGATACAAGCGGACAATCGCCTTGGCATCGTCGGCCTCTTCTGTAACGATCTTCGCCAGCACCGTACCGCTGCCCGGCGAGGCGTCGATCTGTTTTTGAATCTGGTCGTTGTTCATCAGGAACATCGCTTGTTGCATCGTGCGATTGACGTTCGACGCTTCGGCCGAGGGATCGAAACCGAAGGCGTCGTTGATGAGGTCTTGCGTGCTCTTGGGGGGCGGCGGGAACCGCACACCTTCCGGCACCGGTGGTGGTGGCGGAGTGATGTTTGGCAGGTCAATGCCGGCCTTGAGCGAAGCGAATACTTCGTCGCCACGCAAACGACCGGCAGGAACCACCGCGAAGGGCTTATCTTCGCCGGGGAGCGCGTCGCGCAGCGGGCGTTGATAGGCCTGGCTATTCACTACCGTGCGGAAAACGTCTTTAATGTCGAACTCGCTGGCCACAAAGTGTTCAGCCAGGGCCGCGTGAACTTCGGGTAGCACGCTGTCGGCCAATTCGCCGATTTCGTCAACAGGTTCGCAGAAACCGCGCCCCATTAAGCGGGCCCAAACGCGATTCGTGAACGCCTTGGCGAACCAAGGATTGTCAGCCCCGACGATCCACTTGGCCAATTCCGTGCGACGCAGGATGTCGCTCTGCCCCAGGTCGGACTTGTGCGAGAACGCGATGGGCTGCATTTCTTTGTTGGTAACCGGCATTTTGTGTTCGCCGGCAGCTTTGCTCGAAACAACGATCTGGTTGCTGTCGTTCCAAGGGAGTTTGGTCTGCACGCGGACGAAGAACGCAGCGACGTGGTGGAACGTCTCCTGCGGCATATCGATGAACTTATGGTCGTGGCATTCGGCACATTGAATTTGCGTCGAGAGGAAAACTCGCGTCGTTTCCGAAGCGAGACGCGACTTGTCACCTTGATGGAAACCGACGTAAGTCGCAGCTGGGTTTTCGCCCACAGTGCCGCTGGCGGTGATGATGTTGTAGGTCATCTCATCCCAGCCGGTGTTCTTGTTGAACTCCTCAGCCAGCCAATTTTTGAACGGACGATAGTTGAGGAACGTGAGTTCGGGCTGCGGCGTGCGATAGCTAATGACGTCGCTGAAGTAGTCGGCCCAGTTGGTGCCGAACTCGGTCGAAGCGAGCAGTTTTTCGACCACGCGGGCTCGTTTGTCCATCGAGTGATCGGCTAGGAAGGCGTGCATCTCAGCCATCGTGGGCTGGCGGCCAATCAAGTCGAGCGATAGCCGGCGCAGAAAAGCTTCGTCGCCGGTAAGTGGAGCATTCACAATGCCGCCGACGAACTTCTCCATCAGCGTGTCGAGTTGCTCCGCCTTCAAGCGGCCGTTTACCTTGGTCGACTTGCTCCGTTCGAAAGCCAGGGCCTTTTCAGCGGTAACCTTGGGCGTTTCCTTCTTCATGGGCGCAGGCTTGGCGGTTTTCGGTTCGCCGGGCTTGGGTGCGGCCTTTGGTTCTACGGGCTTGATGGCGGCCAGCAACTTGGGGGGGGCGTTTTTTTCGCCTTCCGCCTTCAGCTTGGCCCATTGCTCGGCAGTCATGATCGCGAAGGCATCGGCGATGACGACACCCTTTTTGTTGTCTTCGGCTGAAACCACAATCGTGGCCGGCCCAGCATCGAAGCTGAATTCGGCCAGCCAATGCAGACTCCACGCACCTACAGGGACGCGCTGCTGATTGACGACGTAATCCTTTTCCGTATCGCCGCTGCGAACGGTTACCTTGGCCGTCGTACTGCGATTGCCGCCGGGCGTGTACGAGAAGAGCACCTGATATTCCCCAGCCTCTTCCACATCGAAGCTGAAGGTGGCCAGGTTACCGGCACCGCCGGCACTGT
Above is a window of Anatilimnocola aggregata DNA encoding:
- a CDS encoding DUF1501 domain-containing protein, yielding MLRSFANITTSGSGVIGRRGFLGQMAAGLGAGALTLSWRDMLMAKAKEVQKAGKSMILLWMDGGPSQFETFNPKIGSKFQGPATAIPTNVPGVEFAEYWPKTAQVMDKIALIRSMQSAERDHFRAIKLVRTGYPIMPTINYPTWGSVVARDRYDPEFDLPAFVRIGKPRIKTRDVTAGVLGTRFESFKIDEAGKLPEDVLPRVSPEVLQRRLALAAELDQQFADAGSAKAAREQQEIYKRTSRFVLSPLLKAFNLDSEPEKLRDAYGRNYFGQGCLLARRLIETGVSFIEVINGGSTGDQGWDTHKRGFKENPVLAAETDSGYATLLNDLQDRGMLDNTLVVWMGEFCRTPKFGADGGRDHYSDGWLCGFSGGGVKTGQVIGATDAEGVKVSDRPVGVQDLFVSFCHILGLDPHDEYITDQQQPLKLVEGGKLITELF
- a CDS encoding DUF1549 domain-containing protein, which produces MQRPFSLFAFASIALLQGTLLSSLSPAFAAEGVAIDPAKLPGIVIDDSAAKFAGTWSDSVNTKPFVGEGYSYSAGGAGNLATFSFDVEEAGEYQVLFSYTPGGNRSTTAKVTVRSGDTEKDYVVNQQRVPVGAWSLHWLAEFSFDAGPATIVVSAEDNKKGVVIADAFAIMTAEQWAKLKAEGEKNAPPKLLAAIKPVEPKAAPKPGEPKTAKPAPMKKETPKVTAEKALAFERSKSTKVNGRLKAEQLDTLMEKFVGGIVNAPLTGDEAFLRRLSLDLIGRQPTMAEMHAFLADHSMDKRARVVEKLLASTEFGTNWADYFSDVISYRTPQPELTFLNYRPFKNWLAEEFNKNTGWDEMTYNIITASGTVGENPAATYVGFHQGDKSRLASETTRVFLSTQIQCAECHDHKFIDMPQETFHHVAAFFVRVQTKLPWNDSNQIVVSSKAAGEHKMPVTNKEMQPIAFSHKSDLGQSDILRRTELAKWIVGADNPWFAKAFTNRVWARLMGRGFCEPVDEIGELADSVLPEVHAALAEHFVASEFDIKDVFRTVVNSQAYQRPLRDALPGEDKPFAVVPAGRLRGDEVFASLKAGIDLPNITPPPPPVPEGVRFPPPPKSTQDLINDAFGFDPSAEASNVNRTMQQAMFLMNNDQIQKQIDASPGSGTVLAKIVTEEADDAKAIVRLYQSVLARKPTEKEVQIGRTHLAKVGERKTGYEDLLWSMINSAEFLSRR